The Pseudomonas iranensis genome includes a window with the following:
- a CDS encoding sensor histidine kinase codes for MPMSFSLTQMILISAAYLAALFGVAWVSERGMIPRAIIRHPLTYTLSLGVYASAWAFYGTVGLAYQYGYGFLSSYLGVSGAFLLAPVLLYPILKITRTYQLSSLADLFAFRFRSTWAGALTTIFMLIGVLPLLALQIQAVADSIGILTGERVQSRVALAFCALIILFTIFFGSRHIATREKHEGLVFAIAFESIIKLIALGGVGLYALYGVFDGPQQLELWLLQNQTALAALHTPLQEGPWRTLLLVFFASAIVMPHMYHMTFTENLNPRSLVSASWGLPLFLLLMSLAVPLILWAGLKLGATTDPEYFTLGIGIAANSKPLALLAYVGGLSAASGLIIVTTLALSGMALNHLVLPLYQPPAEGNIYRWLKWTRRALIVAIIMAGFGFYLMLGVEQDLANLGIVAFVATLQFLPGVLSVLYWPTANRRGFIAGLLAGITVWVVTMLLPLVGNLQGFYIPLLNMIYVLDDTSWHMAAIASLAANVLMFTLISLFTNASPEEASAAEACAVDNVRRPQRRELHAASPQEFATQLAKPLGAKAAQKEVEQALRDLYLPFDERRPYALRRLRDRIEANLSGLMGPSVAQDMVETFLPYKAGGENYVTEDIHFIESRLEDYHSRLTGLAAELDALRRYHRQTLQELPMGVCSLAKDQEILMWNKAMEELTGIAAQRVVGSRLSTIANPWKELLQGFINLPDEHLHKQHLALDGQTRWLNLHKAAIDEPLAPGNSGLVLLVEDLTETQMLEDKLVHSERLASIGRLAAGVAHEIGNPITGIACLAQNLREEREDDGELTEISGQILEQTKRVSRIVQSLMSFAHAGSHQHNDEPVCLAEVAQDAIGLLALNRRNFEVQFYNLCDPDHWVEGDPQRLAQVLINLLSNARDASPPHSAVRVKSEAGEHTVDLIVEDEGSGIPSSIMDRLFEPFFTTKDPGEGTGLGLALVYSIVEEHYGQITIDSPADVQSQRGTRIRVTLPRHVEATSAVN; via the coding sequence ATGCCGATGAGCTTTAGCCTGACCCAGATGATCCTGATCAGCGCCGCGTACCTGGCGGCGTTGTTCGGCGTTGCCTGGGTCAGCGAACGGGGCATGATCCCGCGCGCGATCATTCGCCACCCGTTGACCTACACCCTGTCGCTGGGGGTTTACGCCAGTGCCTGGGCGTTCTACGGCACGGTGGGCCTGGCCTATCAGTACGGTTACGGCTTTCTGTCCAGTTATCTCGGCGTGTCCGGTGCATTCCTGCTGGCGCCGGTGCTGCTCTATCCGATCCTGAAGATCACCCGCACCTATCAACTGTCGTCGCTGGCCGATCTGTTTGCCTTCCGCTTTCGCAGTACCTGGGCCGGTGCGCTGACCACGATTTTCATGCTGATTGGCGTCTTGCCATTGCTTGCCTTGCAGATTCAGGCCGTGGCCGACTCGATCGGCATTCTCACCGGCGAACGTGTGCAGAGCCGCGTGGCGCTGGCGTTCTGTGCGCTGATCATTCTGTTCACGATTTTCTTCGGTTCCCGGCACATCGCCACGCGCGAGAAACATGAAGGGCTGGTGTTCGCGATTGCCTTCGAATCAATCATCAAACTGATCGCTCTCGGCGGCGTTGGCCTGTACGCGCTGTATGGTGTGTTCGACGGCCCGCAACAGCTCGAACTGTGGCTGCTGCAAAACCAGACCGCCCTCGCCGCCCTGCACACGCCGTTGCAGGAAGGTCCGTGGCGCACGCTGCTGCTGGTGTTCTTTGCCTCGGCGATCGTGATGCCGCACATGTATCACATGACCTTTACGGAAAACCTCAACCCGCGCTCGCTGGTCAGCGCCAGTTGGGGCCTGCCGTTGTTTCTGCTGTTGATGAGTCTTGCCGTACCGCTGATTCTCTGGGCCGGGCTGAAACTCGGCGCCACCACCGACCCGGAATATTTCACCCTCGGCATCGGCATTGCCGCCAACAGCAAACCGCTGGCTTTGCTCGCCTATGTCGGTGGCCTGTCCGCCGCCAGTGGCCTGATCATCGTCACCACCCTGGCCCTGTCGGGCATGGCGCTGAACCATCTGGTGCTGCCGCTTTATCAACCGCCGGCCGAAGGCAATATCTACCGCTGGCTGAAATGGACCCGTCGGGCGCTGATCGTGGCGATCATCATGGCCGGCTTCGGCTTCTACCTGATGCTCGGCGTCGAGCAGGATCTGGCCAACCTCGGCATCGTCGCGTTCGTGGCGACCCTGCAATTTCTGCCCGGGGTGTTGTCGGTGTTGTACTGGCCCACCGCCAACCGCCGCGGCTTCATTGCCGGTCTGCTGGCGGGGATCACGGTCTGGGTGGTGACCATGCTGCTGCCGCTGGTCGGCAATCTGCAGGGCTTCTATATCCCGCTGCTGAACATGATCTACGTGCTCGACGACACCAGTTGGCACATGGCGGCCATCGCCTCGCTGGCGGCCAACGTGCTGATGTTCACCCTGATCTCACTGTTCACCAACGCCAGCCCGGAAGAAGCCAGCGCCGCCGAAGCCTGTGCGGTGGATAACGTGCGGCGCCCGCAACGCCGCGAACTGCACGCCGCCTCGCCGCAGGAATTCGCCACGCAACTGGCCAAACCGCTCGGCGCCAAGGCTGCGCAGAAAGAAGTCGAGCAAGCGCTGCGCGACTTGTATCTGCCCTTCGATGAACGCCGGCCGTATGCCTTGCGCCGGTTGCGCGACCGCATTGAGGCCAACCTGTCCGGCCTGATGGGCCCGAGCGTTGCGCAGGATATGGTGGAAACCTTCCTGCCCTATAAGGCTGGCGGCGAAAACTACGTCACCGAAGACATTCACTTCATTGAAAGCCGTCTCGAGGATTACCACTCGCGCCTCACCGGCCTGGCCGCCGAGCTCGATGCCCTGCGCCGCTACCACCGCCAGACCTTGCAGGAACTGCCGATGGGCGTCTGCTCGCTGGCCAAGGATCAGGAGATCCTGATGTGGAACAAGGCGATGGAAGAGCTGACCGGCATCGCCGCACAGCGAGTGGTCGGTTCTCGCTTGAGCACCATCGCCAACCCGTGGAAAGAACTGCTGCAAGGCTTTATCAACCTGCCCGACGAGCATTTGCACAAACAGCATCTGGCCCTCGATGGTCAGACCCGCTGGCTGAATCTGCACAAAGCGGCAATCGACGAGCCGTTGGCCCCGGGTAACAGTGGCCTGGTGTTACTGGTCGAGGATCTGACCGAAACGCAGATGCTCGAAGATAAACTGGTGCATTCCGAACGGCTGGCCAGCATCGGTCGACTCGCAGCGGGTGTGGCCCACGAAATCGGCAACCCGATCACCGGCATCGCCTGCCTGGCGCAGAACCTGCGCGAAGAGCGCGAAGACGACGGCGAGCTGACGGAAATCAGTGGGCAGATTCTCGAGCAGACCAAACGCGTCTCGCGCATTGTCCAGTCGCTGATGAGCTTCGCCCATGCCGGCAGCCATCAGCACAACGACGAACCGGTGTGTCTGGCCGAAGTCGCGCAGGACGCCATTGGCCTGCTGGCGCTGAACCGGCGCAACTTCGAAGTGCAGTTCTACAACCTGTGTGATCCCGACCATTGGGTCGAAGGCGATCCGCAACGGCTTGCCCAGGTGCTGATCAATCTGCTCTCCAACGCCCGCGACGCCTCGCCGCCGCACAGTGCGGTACGGGTCAAGAGCGAAGCCGGCGAACACACGGTCGATCTGATCGTCGAAGACGAAGGCAGTGGCATTCCGTCGAGCATCATGGACCGATTGTTCGAACCTTTCTTCACCACCAAGGATCCTGGTGAAGGCACCGGTCTGGGCCTTGCACTGGTCTATTCCATCGTTGAAGAGCATTATGGACAAATCACCATCGACAGCCCGGCTGATGTACAAAGCCAACGCGGCACCCGTATCCGGGTGACCTTACCGCGTCATGTCGAAGCGACGTCCGCTGTGAACTGA